A genomic region of Gemmata massiliana contains the following coding sequences:
- a CDS encoding PIG-L deacetylase family protein, with the protein MNRTALAVLAHPDDAEFLCAGTLVRLKKEHGWTIHVATMTPGDCGSAEHGPEEIARIRRAEGRAAAETIGATYHCLEERDLRVIYTESALEKVTRLINAVAAQVVLTHSPDDYHLDHEQTSKIVRAATFAAPIPNFLHGRHLHPPIAHIPHLYYCDPLEGSDAFGRPIVPGFRVDISAVIGDKARMLECHESQRAWLRTHHGVDNLVDSMREWGAAQGAHAGVAFAEGFRQHLGHSYPRTNVLAELLGTV; encoded by the coding sequence GTCCGGTTGAAGAAAGAACACGGCTGGACGATTCACGTCGCGACGATGACGCCCGGCGACTGTGGGTCCGCGGAGCACGGCCCGGAGGAGATCGCCCGCATCCGGCGCGCGGAGGGTCGCGCCGCGGCCGAGACCATCGGCGCGACCTACCACTGCCTCGAAGAGCGCGACTTGCGTGTGATCTACACCGAGAGCGCGCTCGAAAAAGTGACGCGCCTCATTAACGCGGTCGCGGCGCAAGTGGTGCTCACGCACAGCCCGGACGACTACCACCTCGACCACGAGCAAACGAGCAAAATCGTGCGCGCCGCGACGTTCGCGGCTCCTATTCCGAACTTCTTACACGGGCGGCACTTGCACCCGCCGATCGCACACATCCCGCACCTGTACTACTGCGACCCGCTCGAGGGGAGCGACGCCTTCGGGCGCCCGATCGTCCCGGGGTTCCGGGTCGACATCAGCGCGGTGATCGGGGACAAGGCGCGGATGCTAGAGTGCCACGAGAGCCAGCGCGCCTGGCTCCGGACGCACCACGGGGTCGACAACCTGGTGGACTCGATGCGCGAGTGGGGCGCGGCCCAGGGCGCGCACGCGGGCGTCGCCTTCGCCGAGGGCTTCCGCCAGCATCTCGGGCACAGTTACCCCCGAACGAACGTCCTCGCGGAGCTGCTCGGGACCGTCTGA